Proteins co-encoded in one Pseudochaenichthys georgianus chromosome 22, fPseGeo1.2, whole genome shotgun sequence genomic window:
- the nt5e gene encoding 5'-nucleotidase, with the protein MSVWTSRCALLTSLCIFLNCSGTASTFEVTLLHTNDNHARIEETSVDSGKCSPRGPCFAGVARRFTKVSEIRKKEKNVLFLDAGDQFQGTVWFNYYKGAEAAHFMNKLGYDAMAFGNHEFDNGVEGLIKPFLQNVNCSMVSANIKTDQTLASKLSSYYQPYTVINVGLEKVAVVGYTTAETPFLSMPGQHLTFEDEVKALQVQVDKLETLGCNKIIALGHSGFAMDQEIAKRVRGIDVVIGGHTNTFLYTGKTPSTEVPAGPYPFMVRSNDGRNVPVVQAFAFGKYLGYLKVTFDQAGNVVKAVGNPILMDSSIPQDPDILADIEEWKKNLAQYSSQYVGQTLVYLNGTFEECRFRECNLGNLICDAMIYHNIKYSSELQWNHVGICMLNSGAVRTAIDEHYKNGSITMEEILTVLPFGGTFDLVKIKGSTVKKAFEHSIHRYGSMSGEFLQVSGIHVQYDLSKPVNQRVVSLSMLCTECRVPKYEPVDPEKTYTVVMPSYIVGGGDGFTMIKDELLKHNTGDMDISVFSKYISDMKLVYPAVEGRITFRNSAFVAAHSMGLLLLGLCLSLTR; encoded by the exons ATGAGCGTCTGGACGTCTCGGTGCGCTCTCCTGACCTCGCTCTGCATCTTTCTAAACTGTTCGGGCACAGCGTCGACTTTCGAGGTGACACTGCTTCACACTAACGACAACCATGCCCGGATTGAGGAGACCAGCGTTGACTCGGGGAAGTGTTCACCCAGGGGTCCATGTTTCGCTGGGGTCGCCAGGAGGTTCACTAAAGTGTCGGAGATCCGGAAAAAGGAGAAGAATGTTTTGTTCCTGGATGCTGGAGACCAGTTTCAGGGGACTGTCTGGTTCAACTACTATAAAGGCGCCGAAGCAGCTCACTTCATGAACAAACTCGGTTATGATGCCATG GCTTTTGGAAATCATGAGTTTGACAATGGAGTGGAAGGTCTGATCAAGCCCTTCCTCCAAAATGTAAATTGCTCTATGGTGAGTGCAAACATAAAAACAGACCAGACCCTGGCCTCAAAACTCAGCAGCTACTACCAGCCCTACACTGTCATAAATGTGGGCTTAGAGAAAGTGGCTGTGGTTGGCTACACCACTGCAGAGACTCCCTTCCTATCCATGCCAG gccaacatcttacatttgagGATGAGGTGAAGGCACTTCAGGTTCAGGTCGATAAGCTGGAAACCTTGGGCTGTAATAAGATCATCGCCCTGGGCCACTCTGGCTTTGCCATGGATCAAGAAATCGCCAAACGTGTGAGAGGGATTGATGTCGTTATCGGGGGACACACCAACACATTCCTCTATACTG GAAAAACCCCATCCACTGAAGTGCCAGCAGGTCCGTACCCTTTCATGGTGAGATCCAATGATGGGAGGAACGTGCCGGTGGTGCAGGCCTTTGCCTTTGGGAAGTACCTCGGATACCTAAAAGTTACCTTTGACCAGGCTGGGAATGTGGTAAAAGCAGTCGGGAACCCCATCCTAATGGACAGCAGCATTCCTCAAG ACCCAGATATCCTCGCTGACATTGAAGAGTGGAAGAAAAACTTGGCTCAGTATTCCTCCCAGTACGTCGGACAGACCTTAGTCTACCTCAATGGGACGTTTGAAGAGTGTCGATTTCGGGAGTGTAACCTTGGAAACCTGATCTGTGATGCTATG ATTTATCACAACATAAAATATTCAAGTGAGCTTCAGTGGAATCATGTGGGCATTTGTATGCTGAATAGCGGTGCCGTACGGACAGCTATAGACGAGCACTACAAAAATG GTTCCATAACAATGGAGGAAATCCTCACCGTCTTACCATTCGGAGGGACCTTTGACTTGGTCAAGATAAAGGGATCCACAGTGAAGAAGGCCTTTGAGCACTCCATTCACAGATATGGAAGCATGTCTGGAGAATTTCTTCAAGTCTCAG GCATTCATGTTCAGTATGACCTTTCCAAACCAGTGAACCAGCGAGTGGTGTCCTTGTCCATGCTCTGCACTGAGTGCCGTGTTCCCAAATATGAACCGGTCGACCCCGAGAAGACGTACACTGTGGTGATGCCTTCTTACATAGTGGGCGGAGGCGATGGCTTTACCATGATCAAGGACGAGTTACTGAAACATAACACAG GTGACATGGACATTTCTGTATTTTCCAAATACATCTCGGACATGAAGCTCGTGTACCCTGCAGTGGAAGGCCGGATCACGTTCAGGAACTCGGCTTTCGTAGCAGCACACAGCATGGGTTTGTTGCTGCTGGGTTTATGTCTGTCTCTGACCCGCTGA